One genomic region from Thermoplasmatales archaeon encodes:
- a CDS encoding NAD-binding protein, translating to MLLPVLLRRVRKILKRGIGAAALASIIVIVYATFSEYFIERNLPGSGIHSLFTSLWWTMQTITTVGYGDTPVVGYLGRTNAIFIMIFGIGSLGFMLSSLAASLIDNNLKRRLEGVIVKEKNHVIICNYDSTGKQVVLDLMEKGYPIVMLSDTEIKDRELDFDYVRGSALNESDLKRAGIMKCNSIILLASKLTESREASEIDALTIVAGMKIKKINPKVNVIAEILTPESAINAKDAGIDEVVVRGALSSSVISKSVFTPGMSDLLLQILSGKNDIDIKEIDAAQYKEKSFSDVQKIFHSEGKFIVGFRVASDIFARIPKDGLKGCDSIIYMERSGIK from the coding sequence ATGTTACTCCCTGTATTATTAAGACGCGTAAGGAAGATTCTGAAAAGAGGGATCGGTGCTGCGGCTTTAGCTTCGATCATAGTCATCGTATACGCGACGTTTTCTGAATACTTTATCGAGCGAAACCTGCCTGGCTCTGGCATACATTCGTTGTTTACGAGTTTGTGGTGGACTATGCAGACGATAACAACGGTTGGATACGGTGATACCCCTGTAGTTGGATATCTCGGCCGAACAAATGCAATATTCATAATGATTTTCGGTATAGGGAGTTTAGGATTCATGTTAAGTTCTCTTGCGGCAAGTTTGATAGACAATAACTTGAAGAGAAGATTAGAAGGTGTTATCGTGAAAGAAAAAAATCATGTTATAATATGCAATTACGATTCAACAGGTAAGCAAGTAGTGCTTGATCTTATGGAAAAAGGCTATCCGATCGTTATGCTCTCAGATACAGAGATAAAGGATCGGGAACTGGACTTTGACTATGTCCGAGGAAGTGCCCTGAACGAATCGGATCTGAAGAGAGCCGGAATAATGAAGTGCAATTCGATCATACTTCTTGCTAGCAAGCTAACTGAAAGCAGGGAGGCTTCCGAAATAGACGCTCTTACAATAGTTGCAGGGATGAAAATCAAAAAAATTAACCCAAAGGTAAATGTGATAGCCGAAATATTGACTCCAGAAAGCGCGATTAATGCCAAGGATGCCGGTATAGATGAGGTTGTTGTCAGAGGTGCGCTTTCTTCATCGGTAATATCTAAGTCGGTTTTTACACCGGGAATGTCTGACCTGCTTTTACAGATACTTTCAGGGAAAAACGACATAGACATCAAGGAGATAGATGCCGCCCAATATAAGGAGAAGAGCTTCAGCGATGTGCAGAAGATCTTTCACTCCGAGGGGAAGTTCATTGTGGGATTCAGGGTTGCATCTGACATATTCGCAAGAATTCCAAAGGACGGATTAAAAGGGTGCGATTCAATAATATACATGGAAAGATCCGGAATTAAATAA
- a CDS encoding THUMP domain-containing protein, translating into MYTLVRYSEIGLKGDYARKRMENLLKRNIAKSLESNGCGASIHSERGRIFVESDGPENKVNFSLSHTFGVKSYSHVNRFEFTNLEDLTGKVSSTYSSIVNGKKFAIRARCVGIHTFGSRELSIKAGEELFPFSSGVDLEKPDVEIYIEVRDGVAYTFTEIIPGPGGLPLGSESRMVALVSGGIDSPVASWFMMKRGSPVDFVFLALAHPVDTVDFLRTIKSLVKEWSYGTDPLIHIVDGTKVVTELAYGTNYRVPGLTYKRILYRIAESIAKEVGAKGIVTGESLGQVSSQTPDNLLSINATIDFPIYRPLIGFDKDETTSLARKIGTYVEDTHGEFCALFSSKPVTTSKPTDINGDMDRFGDLSAVINSEKIYRASQIDDLLTLFKTEEFNIPEPRPDSIIVDLRSMEQFKGWHFPGSFNVPADKIGDFIQEHGQNRNYVFYCQKGLQSAFIASKLRSEGFNSNYIAINKLMKTQDVKHAEQKLG; encoded by the coding sequence ATGTATACACTTGTCAGGTACTCTGAGATCGGTCTTAAGGGAGACTATGCGAGAAAACGCATGGAAAATCTCCTGAAACGAAATATAGCGAAGTCCCTCGAATCAAACGGATGCGGAGCTTCCATACACTCGGAGAGAGGGCGCATTTTCGTGGAATCTGATGGTCCAGAGAACAAAGTGAATTTTTCTCTGTCTCATACGTTCGGAGTAAAATCCTACTCTCATGTTAATCGCTTTGAATTTACTAATCTCGAAGATCTAACCGGAAAAGTTTCAAGTACCTATTCCTCCATCGTCAATGGGAAGAAATTTGCTATAAGGGCCAGATGCGTTGGAATTCATACCTTTGGTTCGCGCGAGCTAAGCATAAAAGCAGGAGAAGAACTTTTTCCATTCTCATCAGGTGTCGATCTTGAAAAACCTGATGTCGAGATTTACATCGAAGTCAGGGATGGTGTTGCTTATACCTTCACAGAAATTATTCCTGGCCCAGGAGGTCTGCCCCTCGGATCAGAATCTAGGATGGTGGCTCTTGTTTCCGGTGGTATAGATTCTCCAGTTGCGAGCTGGTTCATGATGAAGAGAGGATCGCCGGTCGATTTTGTTTTCCTTGCTTTGGCACATCCTGTTGATACGGTTGATTTCTTGAGAACCATAAAATCGCTTGTTAAGGAATGGTCATATGGAACGGACCCGTTAATACATATAGTGGACGGGACAAAGGTTGTTACCGAACTGGCCTACGGCACTAATTACAGAGTTCCGGGCCTAACTTACAAGCGTATACTGTACCGAATAGCCGAATCAATCGCAAAGGAAGTGGGTGCAAAGGGCATAGTCACTGGGGAATCTCTCGGACAGGTATCTTCGCAGACACCAGATAATCTTTTATCTATAAACGCAACGATAGATTTCCCTATATACCGCCCCCTTATAGGTTTCGACAAGGACGAAACTACGAGCTTGGCTCGGAAGATTGGGACATACGTCGAGGATACGCATGGTGAATTCTGCGCACTCTTTAGCAGCAAACCAGTAACAACTTCCAAGCCGACGGACATAAATGGCGATATGGATCGTTTCGGCGATCTTTCTGCTGTTATCAATTCTGAAAAAATATACCGTGCGAGCCAGATAGATGATCTGTTGACGCTGTTCAAAACGGAGGAATTTAATATACCGGAACCTAGACCCGATTCTATAATTGTTGATCTCAGGTCAATGGAACAATTCAAGGGATGGCACTTTCCTGGTTCCTTCAATGTACCTGCAGACAAGATCGGGGATTTTATCCAGGAGCATGGACAAAATAGAAATTATGTTTTTTACTGTCAGAAGGGCCTTCAGAGTGCCTTTATAGCAAGCAAGTTGAGAAGTGAGGGATTTAACTCCAACTATATAGCTATTAATAAACTAATGAAGACACAGGACGTGAAGCATGCTGAACAAAAATTAGGGTAA